aaAAAGAATTATTGAGACTAAATAGAATAATTTAGTAGACTAGCATCCTATTCAGATCTTTTCAATTAATGGCGCTTGAACTGTTATACTATAAGGAGTTAAAATCGCGCTAACATTTTGTCTGAATCCTTTTAGTGTATGATGCTTAGGTTGTTacactagaaagaattgaaattacATATTTATTAATAGTTTAAATTTTTAACGCAATAATAAATgtttgattttattattattttattaattaaaaataacataaatTTAATAAAGGCAAAGCTAAACATTAATCCACATGTACTTGTATTGATAATTTTGTTTCAAAAAGTAGCATTAATCTATAGCATTTCTAGCTCTTAATTATTAATTAGATTAGATTAATTAGTATACTATTTAAAGCAATTAATTTCAAAGCTAACACATATTGTAGATTAATCACGTGGATATTGAGGATTATCAAAAGCATTTGTCACTAATCCATTTTTTCTAAGATGAGAACACTACTCTAACCCCACTTTCCAATCAccctatattaaaaaattaataaaattaggcTTGTGTTTTGATTGGATATTTGGATAAGTCATTGACCAATATTGCTAAAGCTAATTAATTGATCGCAAAATACTAATAAtgcctttttaatttctttatattttcATCCTATTATTTGTTAGCTACCCATGATTAGGATTTAAGCTTAATGATCATgactttttattttgtttttattaatGGTAATCGTATAAGAACTAATAAGCAGCAGCCATGGTCAAGCTTTGATTTGACCTATTAATTATGGGTTAGGGGCggcataaaataataatatttgatAGGCCTATGGTTAGATAACCGGGGTCCATTTTATGTCGATTGCTCTCcttctttaataattttttacttcTTATTTATTCTAGTAACAGTTTATGCCATATTAATTGGTTAATAAAGCAAAACattcataaattatatattataataattttaaattaaatatttatatcaacgCTTGTATAAATAtacttttattatatatataattaaaataatgagcatataaatattttaaaaatttttattatataaactcAATTCACCATTGACTCCatacataaaatatattaatatattttaattaaatatattaattacttATAATATTATTGTATATAATTTTATGTTTAAGTTGAACTTGattaattagtttattaaaatgtaattaatttataattaaataaaaattattaaaatgggTAAAAGAAATTCACTTTTTCTAGTCATTATAAGGAAGAAGAACAAATATAAAAAGTAAAGAAAGATGAACAATGTATAAGCACGCTATAAAAGTGAAGACAATTAAGAGAAAAGGGACAAATTGAAAGACAAGATAGAGCAAGAGACATGTCATATGTACacatttgaatttgaaaattagTAGCAAGATTAATTGAATTTAATAACATTCAAATTTGGATTGCTACCATGTGAGGAGGTGTTGATGGGTCAAAAGCATGTCAATTAATTATCATTAACAAAGTTGCATGCATAATAGCCCATCCCAAAACAATATatgtgtaaattaattaattattatatattattgtaTGATTAAatcattaatataaaaaatttaaaagaatgaAGACGTAAATCTAAATATATGAGATGAgtgatatatatttttaataattaaattaattcataaaaattatttatttattctgaATGTAATACTATTTGTATATGTTTTTTATTCTTATTGGAAAatgttaattaataattatttatcaatcAGATAAgtttttattttaacttttttttttttttttaccgcgaagtgaaaaaaaaaatacggATACTTGAAGTTACCAACTTGCCATGACTTTggttttgtaatttttataataaaaaaagaaaaccgGTTGGCAGAGGTGGTAGCTTTACTTGTGAGCACAGCTGGAAATTGCGGGGACACAGCTGGCAAGTACGGAGGGAGATACGCAGCTACCGTCGCCGTATGATCGATCGtcttttttatattagtttttttttttttttaattattgagaGGATGCAGCTGTCTCTTGTAAATATGTATCAGTGACCATAACAATGGTCTGTTTGGTTTTGATTTTTGTTTTCCttgttttttatattattttggattatttcagttttaattattttcaatttttatgatACTTAAAAAAATtgtagtattttatttataatattaaaatttattaatataaattttaataaataataaggtACACttgatataataaaaaaattggtgtgctcattattaaaaaaaattaattatttcttaaatttaataatgtaagactttcacttttatttttttatttttaactaacctatgaaattttaaaaatatgaaaattaatatgtgcaaattaaataataaaatatcttaaTAAAAACCTATACATATTTTATTTTCCTCTTTTGCCCTTCCTCCTTTTCTTTTTATGCCTATTGTCATCACTTGCTAACCATTTTCACTTGGACTTTGGCCCTTGCTATTTTGgggttttttattttaatttcactgAGATTACTACTATACCCCTTGCTCTCTCTTTGCACTTTTTCACTTtgctattttatatatatatattttttttaattatttatttttatttcctttttttttttcaatttatccATTTGTTGTTATGTTGTTGTCTTCCACTGGACTTGACTTGTTCAACAATTTGGCAGTAAGACACTAAGAAGTCCAAACAACATTTAAACTACTATATATTAATCACTATATCAAAtaaatttgttattattattcttattaaAAGTTATAATGGATAATTAATTCCATTGAGTTTACATGTGTTCACAATTGGTAAAATTACTTTTCtggtatataatatatttttttattgttgGGTTGCACTTTTTTtccttataaaatttaataatttataaaaggttataatattattatattctgatatataataaaatatctaATGATAGTATGTAAAGAAATTGATTTTCAGTGCTATAAGTTTAAAAGTTTAAATCTTATCGagtcaatttaatattttaaaattattttttatatcaatTAAAAATTATGTAGTTGATTTTTTTATATCTTTAAAGTAGATAAATGAGAGGTATCTCGAGTTTAAGTCTCTCAATTtatctattttaaaattttttatttttatattgataAGTGAGATTATTACTTTATATTTATAGCCCATTAATTATTAGTCGGTCTATTGGCTTTTatagtataatatatatattttataaaatgtcttagaatttaaatttaaattttcttaaccaaaaattttttaaaaaatttgaaatgctcTTATGGGTAAATTTTATAAATCAAAATGAAGAAAGAtttgaaaaggaaaataaatttcataCCGTACCATTAGTTGGGTTTAACAATTAAATCAATGCTAAGTAAATGAATATGATCAACAAATCACAACCACCACCGCTAATGTCCCTATTGCTTGCTACCATGCCATTATCAACCAAAACTACCAAATACAATCTTCAAAGCATCATTATATTGTGTATGAACAAAAATTACTATGCAATAGCCACTAATATGAATTAGAGTAGTTATAGATTAGAGGTCAAAATCACATGCTAAATTAGCACAACTTTTTGGTTCTCTAAGTAAACAAATTAAAAGGGCACAAAGAAGTATTTGGTAGCCTTCTCTCCCAATTGGAAAGGTCTTAATCAATGAGTCAAAACTATCAAAGGAAAAAAGCAAAGGCAAAGCTTTCAAAAACAAGGTTAATCAACCTTTTTTCCCCAAGTCTCTCACTTGTGGCCCATAAATAAATAATCAATAATTATTACTAAAATTGTAATATCTCTCAACTTCAATGGCAATGTTGCGCACCAACACCACAAAAAGGCGAGCACGAGTCAAAAATTCCCATTAACCTCAAAAATTTTCATAAGCGGTAAAAAATCATCCAAGATCTTCTAACAAATATGTTAATTTCTAACATGACCAAGGGCAAATCTGCCATTTTATAACATATATAAGTCCCTTTAGTTCGTATTTTTAATGCTTCTTTGTGCTAGGACCAACTTCTCTCTCTATACAGTCTACTCCTTCATCTCTCTCTCCGaaaaaccttaaaaaaaaaaaaacaacaactcTTTTAAGCCTTTCCTCGAACGGTTCATCTACAAGGAGAAACTTCACCGGCGATTATCGTCGTTACGAAACCGCCGGTGGGAACCTGAAATACCTTGAAATCAGAAGCCAAGCAGAAAACGACTTCTTCTCCTATCTCGGTTTCATACAATAGGTCATTTCCAGAACATAACAAACAGCTTTCATAATGAAACGGCGACGTTTTGGTGCGTAAGGTTATATGCAAGTATCGATTGTTGCATTTGTATAGGTAGGCATAGTGGGAGGTGCTGATGGGAAGGGTGACGGTGGCCGTGGCGGTGGGTGCAGCGGTGGTGGCATGTGCGGTCGCGGGGGTATTGTTTGGCAGGAGGGTAAGAAGTAGGAGGAAGTGGAGGAGTGTGGTGGGAGTGTTGAGGGAGTTGGAAGAGTCATGTGAGACCCCTGTAGGGAGGTTGAGACAGGTGGTAGATGCTATGGCTGTGGAGATGCATGCTGGTTTGGCTTCTGAAGGAGGCTCTAAGCTCAAAATGTTGCTCACTTTTGTTGACCATTTACCTACTGGGTAATCCATCTATCTCCGGATGAATGATGGTATTTTTGTGGATTTTGGGTTAATGAGTTTTCGTTGTTTCGATTATTGGTACGGGAcagtatagtttttttttttggaaggTTATGGCTTCTGGGTTTTTGATTGATTATGGGTTGGCGTTGGAATAAAGGGAACGACTGAATGGTCATTCTCTCTATTTTCTCGTTGATATTCGTACGCctacttttttgttttttttggcGGGGGTGTTGGGTTGAATTCAATGCTTTTGACTGCAAGCGGTTTcaatgtgttttttttttctttttttaattatttttataaaaaaatctcTCTTGCTATTTGGTTACGTTGGGTGGACAATGTTCCTTTTTATACTCGCCTTTCTATCTGTATATCAATTTCATTTCCGTGGAGTTATGGTGCAGTTGTTCACTGTTTTTGTTACATTTTGTTATCCTTCTCGTCTCTTTATATTTTTAACTGAGTTTGATAACATCTTCTTCCTGTTGGTTTTCTGTTGTTATTTTTGAGTTTGTATGTTGAACTTCGATTTTGTCACTCTTTCTGAAGGCTGtttctgctttttttttttttctgtgtaCACTCCCATCCAAATTTAAGCTCTATTTCTGTTCTAATATTATGGTTTATTAGTGTTTTCACTTTTGTAACTGCATTTTTTTTTGGCTTGTTGGGTTCTATATTTTAGATGACAATGATGCAGTGTTTTTGGTATTAGGGTTAATTTTAAAGGTATTCACtcttaaatcataaatatatacACTTATATCACGTTATCTGTTCTTTGACGTTCGTCATTGTGATAAATCAAGCTTTACTACTTGAATTTGGAATATTTTTGCTTCAAAACTTTATAGACAGGTTTTATAGAATCTTAAAAAGGTTCTGTTGTATTCACTCCTATTCCCATTTGTTTGTTAGAACTGTTTGACGGATACTGCCTTTTTAGGTTCCTCAAGTCAAGTGGAGTCTGTTGGTTCTCACTTGGTCCTCATCTCCATGTTGCTTATGCAAAAGAATCAATGGACAGAAGCTGTATCATattcttttagtttaaaattcATCAGTCTTATTTGTTTAACATTGATGGTGTCAATTGTCTTTCCTGGTGTGTTTATATAGGTTTAATTTTACAGTTGAATCGTGGACTCATAATGAAATATAAATGCTAACTATATCATCCTTGAAATAATCGAGGATTTGAATTTGTAAGTTATTGATGCAAGCAAACATCTTGTTACCAAGTGGCCACTCTTTGTTAGGATGGCCCATGACTGTTTAGAACTTGGAATGTTTACAGTCACTAGTGTTGTTTAGCTTGATTGGAGATTTGGAGATTGGAGTACCAGCTGGTTAATCATGTATGTATTTTAGGTGGCAAGTTCAAATTACACCCGTTGTGATAGTTTCTACTGTCATGCTGCATATATTTGTATGGGCTTTTATTGCTGAAGTTGCAAAATACTTTGCAAACATTCATCATGCATTTCAAATCTTATGTTGATAGCCTGATAGCTTAATGCAAAATACTCAATAGTACAAGGGCTTGATATGAATGTCCAATCAATTTGAAATTTGGCAGGCATGATTTTTGTGGAATAAACATTTAATGTAGTAATCTGCTCTGCAAAATCTGTCTTCTATAgtgacttatgaatttgtgtgagGGTGTCTGCTTTAGGTTCGATTATGTTGCtgtttcttcctttttcttttcaaaGAAAATGACAGTTTTAATCAATTTAAGAGATCATATTTTAGAATCTGTATCATCTTGAGTTCTTTAGTTGCAAATTATAATTTGGATTGGGCTGCCAATGGTATTGGATATTCCTAAGCGTTAATATACCATCTGTATTGCAGCTAGAATTTAGTTGTTAAAGGGTGAAGACATAAATAAACAAGTTGATGTTGTACAAGTTCAATGTATGGTGATTGTTGGAGTTTATTATTATCAACAATTGTTCCATAAAACTCAATGTGTGTTTCTGTTTTCAAATCTCTTTTGGTTTGACTTCATGATCAGTTGTTGGATGTGTTTTGTTTAAAATTTAGTATCTTATTTTTTTCTAAAGTTTGCTTAGGTTGTATTGGTATATTGATATTTCATCATGTTGTCAGGAGCGAGGTAGGAACTTATTACGCCCTGGATCTTGGTGGTACTAATCTCAGGGTCGTAAGGGTTCAACTAGGAGGTAGAAGCTCCTCAATATTGTCAAAAGATGTGGAACTGCTGCCTATTCCTCAGCACCTGATGACAAGCACTAGTGAGGTAACTGAGTTTGTAATGCATAAACTTTACTTTCTTTTGACATGCTTTTACTTGGGAAGGAAAAAAAAGAGATTATTGTCCACTTATAGTGATGGAATTTAATATGTATTTTCCCCTGCAGGATCTCTTTGACTTTATTGCTACAACATTAAAGCAGTTTGTTGAAAAGGAAGAAAATAATTCCGAGTTTTCTTCACTTAGAACAAGAGAACTTGGGTTTACATTTTCTTTTCCGGTGAAACAATTGTCTATTCGTTCAGGGATCCTTATCAGATGGACAAAAGGATTTGCTATTGATGACATGGTGTGTTGGTtgatatttgataaaaatatacTGAGGTGCTTTAGATTAGGAACTTGTGAAAGCCAACTACATTTGTGCTTAAGACTGTATCTTTCCCCTAATGGTAACTATGCTTATCAATTCTAAAAAGAGAAAAACAGTGGTTCCTCTATTCCGTTTTGTTGATGTCTACATCTCCTAACACGAATATTATGCTCCTCTTAAGGAACAGTAAACCAATTGTAACCTTTGGACTGTATTTAGCACGTTACATAACGTTGGGATGAGGAGTGAGGACAGGCTAAAACTTATATGGTCCAACCCTGGAATAATTACAGTAATTTATTTAGAAGTTTTTCTACATTTTGTCCAAGTCCCTCttgtatttgttttttttttttttcttatttttccttCCACTCTCTTGTCATAAATGAAAATGCAGATTTTTACTAGTGTATTGCACATATTTTTATAGGTTGGAAGAGAGGTTGTTGAATGTTTACAAGCAGGACTGGCCAGGAATGGTTTAGACATGCAGGTTGCAGTATTGGTAAGCACTTTGCAATTTCCTAAAGCACATTGTTCTTGGctaaaaatattaattcaatCATGTAGTTGTTATTTTTGTGTGTTAGGTTAAATGAAAAGTTGGTATTCATGTTCTAAGTCATAACTATGCTTTATTTTCTTCAAAGGTGAACTGGCTTGTAATAAAAATATATCTTTGATCTGTTAAGTTAGTATTCTTGTCTTGCTTTATATAGTTTGCTGTGGTGAATAGTTAGATCATTTTGGAAAGTTAGTCATAACAAAGGATGATTAGACCATTACTGGGGACCTGGGGCCAATAAAGGTTCTTTAATCTCTTTCTCATTTAAGTGGAGTTCCTTTGATTGTCAGATTGGTTATGTTatcaaaaagaaaaatgaaacaaTGAGGAAAGTATAACTTTCTAATTTGTTCTAAGCAGGTAAATGATACTGTGGGAACACTTGCTCTTGGACATTACCATGATGCTGACACTGTTGCTGCAGTAATAATTGGAACGGGTACTAATGCTTCCTATCTGGAGCGGTCAGATGCTATTATAAAGTGTCAAGGCCTTCTTACAACTTCTGGAGGCATGGTATACTTTCTTTTATCACATTCAGTCCACTATTTGTTCTGGAAGATGAGTGGTATGTTTGTCTACTCACGTTTTTCCATTCTCTCGTTTAATTAGGTTGTGAACATGGAATGGGGAAACTTCTGGTCATCTCATTTGCCAAGAACTTCTTATGATATTGATTTGGATGGTGAAAGCCCTAATCCAAATGATCAGGTAAGgggaattttatattatatatatatatatagtctttTGTGGTTCCTGTAAAGAAAACGTTTTCTGGATTTTGATGCAgggttttgagaaaatgatatcGGGACTGTATCTAGGTGACATAGTTAGGAGAGTGATTCTCAGAATGTCACAGGAGTCAGATATCTTTGGTCCTCTCTCTCCCAGCTTGTTGGTGCCGTTTATTTTGCAGTAtgtgcttctctctctctctctctctctctctctctctcacacacacacacacacacgcacacacacacacacacacatagataattaaacttaagttagATGTGGGTGCACATACTGCATACCTTACTTTATATTCTGAGCATTTGTTGATTTACTTAGTGTTATCTTAAGTGGTCCTGTTACAATTACTGTTTCTTTATTTTAAAGACCTTTGCATGCCGGGTAAGCCATTCATAATTTCTTGTTTATAGAGTGCCCAACATTGCAGCTGTAGGAATTACATTGTGCCATGTTTTGATAATATGAGATAGTTCCTTATTATCTTTGTACATTTTCAAGTCTCTCTAATGTTAATACTAATTTTCACCATTTTGTGTTTACTGAAGTACACCCTTCGTGTCTAAAATGCACGAGGATGATTCTCCCGATTTGCAGGAAGTGGCTAGAATCTTGAAAGAAAAACTGGAGGTAGATGAATCATGTATTCACATGCTTATTTTATTCTCCATACAATTATAAAGGACTGTGATGGATTGAATACTTATGTTTCTTTTTTGGTTTATGTGATTGCATTATCTCAGATTCCAGAAGTCCCTTTGAAGGTCAGAAAGCTTGTTGTACGAATATGTGATGTGGTGACCCGTAGGGCTGCTCGATTGGCAGCTGCTGGCATTGTGGGAATCTTGAAGAAGATTGGTCGGGATGGGACAGGGGGCATCAGCAGTATAAGAGGTAGAAGTGACATAAAGATGAGAAGAACAGTCGTTGCAATTGAAGGGGGTTTATATACTAGCTATACAATGTTCAGGGAGTACTTGCACGAAGCCTTGAATGAAATATT
Above is a genomic segment from Hevea brasiliensis isolate MT/VB/25A 57/8 chromosome 17, ASM3005281v1, whole genome shotgun sequence containing:
- the LOC110662688 gene encoding hexokinase-4 isoform X2, translated to MGRVTVAVAVGAAVVACAVAGVLFGRRVRSRRKWRSVVGVLRELEESCETPVGRLRQVVDAMAVEMHAGLASEGGSKLKMLLTFVDHLPTGSEVGTYYALDLGGTNLRVVRVQLGGRSSSILSKDVELLPIPQHLMTSTSEVGREVVECLQAGLARNGLDMQVAVLVNDTVGTLALGHYHDADTVAAVIIGTGTNASYLERSDAIIKCQGLLTTSGGMVVNMEWGNFWSSHLPRTSYDIDLDGESPNPNDQGFEKMISGLYLGDIVRRVILRMSQESDIFGPLSPSLLVPFILHTPFVSKMHEDDSPDLQEVARILKEKLEIPEVPLKVRKLVVRICDVVTRRAARLAAAGIVGILKKIGRDGTGGISSIRGRSDIKMRRTVVAIEGGLYTSYTMFREYLHEALNEILGEDIAQHVILKATEDGSGVGAAIIAASYSSYTVDSVQLL
- the LOC110662688 gene encoding hexokinase-3 isoform X1, translating into MGRVTVAVAVGAAVVACAVAGVLFGRRVRSRRKWRSVVGVLRELEESCETPVGRLRQVVDAMAVEMHAGLASEGGSKLKMLLTFVDHLPTGSEVGTYYALDLGGTNLRVVRVQLGGRSSSILSKDVELLPIPQHLMTSTSEDLFDFIATTLKQFVEKEENNSEFSSLRTRELGFTFSFPVKQLSIRSGILIRWTKGFAIDDMVGREVVECLQAGLARNGLDMQVAVLVNDTVGTLALGHYHDADTVAAVIIGTGTNASYLERSDAIIKCQGLLTTSGGMVVNMEWGNFWSSHLPRTSYDIDLDGESPNPNDQGFEKMISGLYLGDIVRRVILRMSQESDIFGPLSPSLLVPFILHTPFVSKMHEDDSPDLQEVARILKEKLEIPEVPLKVRKLVVRICDVVTRRAARLAAAGIVGILKKIGRDGTGGISSIRGRSDIKMRRTVVAIEGGLYTSYTMFREYLHEALNEILGEDIAQHVILKATEDGSGVGAAIIAASYSSYTVDSVQLL